In Leptolyngbya sp. SIO1E4, one DNA window encodes the following:
- a CDS encoding ShlB/FhaC/HecB family hemolysin secretion/activation protein, translating to MPSKFLGLYFCSAIASVGIWPSIALASMTLASPAFENSLDLRHRLAQVDPSQDRFPETPDLPQPLPEEAPQVPPSPPTDPPLPDTDTPFTVTDVQVTGSTLFEEATLDEIVAPYENREVTLRELQEAADAITQRYLNEGYITSRAIIGTQTIVDGVVQIQVLEGELEEIVVEGTETLQNYVRNRVALGGTRPLNQARLEDQLRLLRVDPMFENVEASLRAGSGVGKSRLIVRVTEASTIGGSVFTDNYSPPAVGDVRFGTRLEFRNLAGLGDTFFGAATLTNTYGSRVYEVGYRVPINPMNGTILLRYAPNDFRITSRDQPTFDLDTEGSTDIYEVSLRQPLIRTPRNEFALSLGYRFREGSTLISDIITDDSRISVFSFGQDYVHRDINGAWALQSQFRLGTERSEDTSLAAGDERDFFSWIGQVQRVQRLGRDHLMILQGSLQLSPDTLPGSEQFFIGGGLSVRGYDQNQRFGDNGIRFSIEDQITVTRDESGLPFFQITPFLEGGYIWNTDSETRVTDNNFMLGTGVGLLFNISDQFNARADFAYPLVDVQELSTDDPRGLRFHFNVGYRF from the coding sequence ATGCCTTCCAAGTTTCTAGGTCTTTACTTCTGCAGTGCGATCGCGTCAGTCGGGATCTGGCCCTCAATTGCCCTTGCCAGTATGACGCTAGCCTCACCTGCTTTTGAAAATTCATTAGATCTTCGGCATCGCCTGGCTCAAGTAGACCCTAGTCAAGATCGGTTTCCAGAAACACCAGACCTTCCACAACCCCTGCCTGAGGAGGCACCACAAGTCCCCCCTAGCCCTCCGACAGATCCGCCTCTCCCTGATACCGATACGCCTTTTACCGTTACCGATGTTCAGGTGACGGGCAGCACTCTCTTTGAGGAGGCGACTTTAGACGAAATTGTGGCGCCCTATGAAAATCGCGAGGTGACCTTAAGGGAGCTGCAAGAAGCCGCAGATGCCATTACCCAGCGATATCTCAATGAGGGCTACATTACCTCCCGCGCCATTATTGGCACCCAAACTATTGTGGATGGCGTGGTACAAATCCAAGTCCTAGAAGGGGAACTTGAGGAAATCGTTGTAGAAGGGACTGAAACGCTACAAAACTATGTGCGCAATCGCGTTGCCCTTGGGGGCACTCGCCCTTTGAATCAGGCGCGCCTCGAAGACCAGCTGCGCCTGTTGCGGGTCGATCCCATGTTTGAAAACGTGGAAGCCAGTCTCAGGGCGGGTAGTGGCGTGGGCAAAAGTCGTCTGATCGTTCGAGTGACTGAGGCCTCAACAATAGGCGGCTCCGTATTTACGGATAATTACTCGCCCCCCGCCGTGGGCGATGTTCGGTTTGGGACTCGACTAGAGTTTCGCAATTTGGCAGGGCTCGGCGATACCTTTTTTGGTGCCGCAACGTTAACGAATACCTATGGTTCTCGGGTTTATGAAGTGGGTTATCGAGTTCCCATTAACCCGATGAATGGGACGATCCTATTACGGTATGCTCCGAACGACTTTCGCATTACCAGTCGCGACCAGCCCACTTTCGATCTCGATACCGAAGGCTCCACAGACATTTATGAAGTCAGCCTCCGCCAACCGCTCATTCGCACACCCCGGAATGAATTTGCCCTCTCTCTGGGATATCGATTCCGGGAAGGCTCTACGCTGATTTCAGACATCATTACCGACGACTCTCGCATCAGTGTCTTTAGCTTCGGCCAAGATTATGTGCATCGGGACATCAATGGCGCATGGGCCTTGCAATCGCAATTTCGCCTGGGGACAGAACGTTCAGAAGATACCAGCCTCGCTGCCGGTGACGAGCGCGATTTTTTTAGCTGGATTGGGCAGGTGCAGCGGGTACAGCGCCTAGGTCGAGACCACCTGATGATTTTGCAAGGCAGCCTGCAACTCTCGCCAGACACGCTGCCGGGATCAGAGCAGTTTTTTATCGGTGGGGGGCTTTCTGTCAGAGGGTATGACCAAAACCAACGGTTTGGCGACAACGGTATTCGGTTTTCAATCGAGGATCAAATCACGGTGACCCGGGACGAGTCGGGGCTGCCTTTTTTCCAAATCACCCCATTTTTAGAGGGGGGATACATCTGGAACACTGATTCAGAGACCCGGGTAACCGACAACAACTTCATGTTGGGCACAGGGGTTGGGCTGCTCTTTAACATCAGTGACCAGTTCAACGCACGGGCAGATTTTGCCTACCCATTAGTTGACGTCCAAGAGCTTTCCACAGACGACCCTCGTGGGCTTCGATTTCATTTCAACGTGGGTTATCGCTTCTAA